In one window of Ovis aries strain OAR_USU_Benz2616 breed Rambouillet chromosome 3, ARS-UI_Ramb_v3.0, whole genome shotgun sequence DNA:
- the RPL12 gene encoding large ribosomal subunit protein uL11 isoform X2 yields MPPKFDPNEIKVVYLRCTGGEVGATSALAPKIGPLGLSPKKVGDDIAKATGDWKGLRITVKLTIQNRQAQIEVVPSASALIIKALKEPPRDRKKQKNIKHSGNITFDEIVNIARQMRHRSLARELSGTIKEILGTAQSVGCNVDGRHPHDIIDDINSGAVECPAS; encoded by the exons ATGCCGCCTAAGTTCGACCCCAACGAGATCAAAGTCG taTACTTGAGGTGTACCGGTGGGGAAGTCGGTGCCACGTCTGCCCTGGCCCCCAAGATCGGCCCTCTGGGTCTG TCTCCAAAAAAGGTCGGTGATGACATTGCCAAGGCAACTGGTGATTGGAAGGGTCTGCGGATTACAGTGAAACTGACCATTCAGAACAGACAAGCCCAG ATTGAGGTGgtaccttctgcttctgccctgaTCATCAAAGCCCTCAAGGAACCACCAAGggacagaaagaagcagaaaaaca TTAAGCACAGTGGAAACATCACTTTTGATGAGATCGTCAACATTGCCCGGCAGATGCGGCATCGGTCTCTAGCTAGAGAGCTTTCTG GAACCATTAAAGAGATCCTGGGGACCGCCCAGTCTGTGGGCTGCAATGTTGATGGCCGCCACCCTCATGACATCATAGATGATATCAACAGTGGCGCAGTGGAGTGCCCTGCT agTTAA
- the RPL12 gene encoding large ribosomal subunit protein uL11 isoform X1 — protein MPPKFDPNEIKVVYLRCTGGEVGATSALAPKIGPLGLSPKKVGDDIAKATGDWKGLRITVKLTIQNRQAQIEVVPSASALIIKALKEPPRDRKKQKNIKHSGNITFDEIVNIARQMRHRSLARELSGTIKEILGTAQSVGCNVDGRHPHDIIDDINSGAVECPAVSHFCTDMVKIKVKTGGGANVSFEIL, from the exons ATGCCGCCTAAGTTCGACCCCAACGAGATCAAAGTCG taTACTTGAGGTGTACCGGTGGGGAAGTCGGTGCCACGTCTGCCCTGGCCCCCAAGATCGGCCCTCTGGGTCTG TCTCCAAAAAAGGTCGGTGATGACATTGCCAAGGCAACTGGTGATTGGAAGGGTCTGCGGATTACAGTGAAACTGACCATTCAGAACAGACAAGCCCAG ATTGAGGTGgtaccttctgcttctgccctgaTCATCAAAGCCCTCAAGGAACCACCAAGggacagaaagaagcagaaaaaca TTAAGCACAGTGGAAACATCACTTTTGATGAGATCGTCAACATTGCCCGGCAGATGCGGCATCGGTCTCTAGCTAGAGAGCTTTCTG GAACCATTAAAGAGATCCTGGGGACCGCCCAGTCTGTGGGCTGCAATGTTGATGGCCGCCACCCTCATGACATCATAGATGATATCAACAGTGGCGCAGTGGAGTGCCCTGCTGTAAGTCACTTCTGCACTGATATGGTTAAAATTAAGGTGAAGACTGGGGGCGGAGCTAATGTATCCTTTGAGATACTGTAG
- the ZNF79 gene encoding zinc finger protein 79 isoform X1 — MLEEEEPPSPDPALPQEEDTEEEGMAAGLTAGPQGSTPFSSVTVDFTHGGWRQLAPAPRDRFEEGMPEKSRNLVLLGLPVSQPGMNSQLEQREGSWMLEGDGLRNACPDWKIISDSPPEQDISEESFQDPSAEMPSGVSEHRNSELGKSLNLRPVLSPQQRVPTEVRSHKCDTHTESFGNNAGTVKPHRAKPYTCNECGKAFSYCSSLSQHQKSHTGEKPYECNECGKAFSQSSSLIQHQRIHTGEKPYKCSECGRAFSQNANLTKHQRTHTGEKPYKCTECEKAFSDCSALVQHQRIHTGEKPYECSDCGKAFRHSANLTNHQRTHTGEKPYKCRECGKAFSYCAAFIQHQRIHTGEKPYKCNACGKAFSQSANLTNHQRTHTGEKPYTCSECGKAFSQSTNLIIHQKTHTGEKPYKCNDCGKFFSESSALIRHHIIHTGEKPYECSECGKAFNQSSSLSQHQRIHTGVKPYECRACGKAFRCSSAFIRHQRLHAGE; from the exons ATGCTGGAGGAAGAAG aaCCACCTTCTCCAGACCCTGCCCTTCCCCAAGAGGAGgacacagaggaggaaggaatggcagcTGGTCTCACAGCAGGGCCCCAA GGATCCACACCTTTCAGCAGTGTGACTGTAGATTTTACCCACGGGGGATGGAGGCAGTTGGCCCCTGCTCCAAGGGACAGGTTCGAGGAAGGAATGCCAGAAAAGTCCAGAAACCTGGTCTTACTGG GACTTCCAGTTTCCCAACCCGGTATGAACTCCCAGTTGGAACAAAGGGAAGGTTCATGGATGCTCGAGGGAGACGGCCTAAGGAACGCCTGTCCAG aTTGGAAGATTATATCTGACTCACCACCTGAGCAAGACATTTCTGAAGAATCATTCCAAGATCCAAGTGCAGAGATGCCTTCTGGGGTGTCAGAGCACAGGAACAGTGAACTGGGGAAAAGCCTCAATCTGAGACCAGTCCTTTCTCCACAACAGAGAGTTCCTACAGAAGTGAGATCCCATAaatgtgacacacacacagagagcttTGGGAATAATGCAGGTACAGTTAAACCTCACAGAGCGAAGCCGTACACGTGTAATGAATGTGGCAAGGCCTTCAGTTATTGTTCTtccctttctcagcatcagaagAGCCATACTGGGGAGAAGCCATACGAGTGCAATGAATGCGGGAAGGCCTTCAGCCAGAGTTCATCTCTTATTCAGCACCAGAGGATTCACACcggagagaaaccttataaatgcagtgaatgtgggagaGCCTTCAGCCAAAACGCAAACCTCACAAAACACCAGCGAACTCATACTGGAGAAAAGCCCTACAAATGTACCGAGTGTGAGAAAGCCTTCAGTGACTGTTCAGCCCTTGTTCAGCACCAGAGaatccacactggagagaagccttatgaGTGTAGCGACTGTGGGAAGGCATTCCGCCACAGTGCAAATCTTACCAACCACCAGCGGACTcacacaggggagaagccctACAAGTGCAGagaatgtgggaaggccttcagcTACTGTGCGGCATTTATTCAGCACCAGAGAATCCATACAGGGGAGAAGCCCTACAAATGTAACGCatgtgggaaggccttcagcCAGAGTGCAAACCTCACAAACCACCAGAGgactcacactggagagaaaccctacaCGTGTAGTGAGTGCGGGAAAGCATTCAGCCAAAGTACAAACCTTATAATCCACCAGAAgactcacactggagagaaaccttataaatgtaaTGACTGCGGGAAATTCTTCAGTGAGAGCTCCGCCCTCATTCGGCATCATATAATTCACACAGGAGAAAAGCCCTACGAGTGCAGTGAGTGTGGGAAGGCATTTAACCAGAGCTCATCCCTTAGTCAGCATCAGCGAATTCACACTGGTgtgaaaccctatgaatgtagaGCGTGTGGGAAGGCCTTCAGGTGTAGTTCAGCTTTTATTAGACATCAGAGACTCCATGCTGGAGAGTAA
- the ZNF79 gene encoding zinc finger protein 79 isoform X4 — protein sequence MNSQLEQREGSWMLEGDGLRNACPDWKIISDSPPEQDISEESFQDPSAEMPSGVSEHRNSELGKSLNLRPVLSPQQRVPTEVRSHKCDTHTESFGNNAGTVKPHRAKPYTCNECGKAFSYCSSLSQHQKSHTGEKPYECNECGKAFSQSSSLIQHQRIHTGEKPYKCSECGRAFSQNANLTKHQRTHTGEKPYKCTECEKAFSDCSALVQHQRIHTGEKPYECSDCGKAFRHSANLTNHQRTHTGEKPYKCRECGKAFSYCAAFIQHQRIHTGEKPYKCNACGKAFSQSANLTNHQRTHTGEKPYTCSECGKAFSQSTNLIIHQKTHTGEKPYKCNDCGKFFSESSALIRHHIIHTGEKPYECSECGKAFNQSSSLSQHQRIHTGVKPYECRACGKAFRCSSAFIRHQRLHAGE from the exons ATGAACTCCCAGTTGGAACAAAGGGAAGGTTCATGGATGCTCGAGGGAGACGGCCTAAGGAACGCCTGTCCAG aTTGGAAGATTATATCTGACTCACCACCTGAGCAAGACATTTCTGAAGAATCATTCCAAGATCCAAGTGCAGAGATGCCTTCTGGGGTGTCAGAGCACAGGAACAGTGAACTGGGGAAAAGCCTCAATCTGAGACCAGTCCTTTCTCCACAACAGAGAGTTCCTACAGAAGTGAGATCCCATAaatgtgacacacacacagagagcttTGGGAATAATGCAGGTACAGTTAAACCTCACAGAGCGAAGCCGTACACGTGTAATGAATGTGGCAAGGCCTTCAGTTATTGTTCTtccctttctcagcatcagaagAGCCATACTGGGGAGAAGCCATACGAGTGCAATGAATGCGGGAAGGCCTTCAGCCAGAGTTCATCTCTTATTCAGCACCAGAGGATTCACACcggagagaaaccttataaatgcagtgaatgtgggagaGCCTTCAGCCAAAACGCAAACCTCACAAAACACCAGCGAACTCATACTGGAGAAAAGCCCTACAAATGTACCGAGTGTGAGAAAGCCTTCAGTGACTGTTCAGCCCTTGTTCAGCACCAGAGaatccacactggagagaagccttatgaGTGTAGCGACTGTGGGAAGGCATTCCGCCACAGTGCAAATCTTACCAACCACCAGCGGACTcacacaggggagaagccctACAAGTGCAGagaatgtgggaaggccttcagcTACTGTGCGGCATTTATTCAGCACCAGAGAATCCATACAGGGGAGAAGCCCTACAAATGTAACGCatgtgggaaggccttcagcCAGAGTGCAAACCTCACAAACCACCAGAGgactcacactggagagaaaccctacaCGTGTAGTGAGTGCGGGAAAGCATTCAGCCAAAGTACAAACCTTATAATCCACCAGAAgactcacactggagagaaaccttataaatgtaaTGACTGCGGGAAATTCTTCAGTGAGAGCTCCGCCCTCATTCGGCATCATATAATTCACACAGGAGAAAAGCCCTACGAGTGCAGTGAGTGTGGGAAGGCATTTAACCAGAGCTCATCCCTTAGTCAGCATCAGCGAATTCACACTGGTgtgaaaccctatgaatgtagaGCGTGTGGGAAGGCCTTCAGGTGTAGTTCAGCTTTTATTAGACATCAGAGACTCCATGCTGGAGAGTAA
- the ZNF79 gene encoding zinc finger protein 79 isoform X2: MQGSTPFSSVTVDFTHGGWRQLAPAPRDRFEEGMPEKSRNLVLLGLPVSQPGMNSQLEQREGSWMLEGDGLRNACPDWKIISDSPPEQDISEESFQDPSAEMPSGVSEHRNSELGKSLNLRPVLSPQQRVPTEVRSHKCDTHTESFGNNAGTVKPHRAKPYTCNECGKAFSYCSSLSQHQKSHTGEKPYECNECGKAFSQSSSLIQHQRIHTGEKPYKCSECGRAFSQNANLTKHQRTHTGEKPYKCTECEKAFSDCSALVQHQRIHTGEKPYECSDCGKAFRHSANLTNHQRTHTGEKPYKCRECGKAFSYCAAFIQHQRIHTGEKPYKCNACGKAFSQSANLTNHQRTHTGEKPYTCSECGKAFSQSTNLIIHQKTHTGEKPYKCNDCGKFFSESSALIRHHIIHTGEKPYECSECGKAFNQSSSLSQHQRIHTGVKPYECRACGKAFRCSSAFIRHQRLHAGE; the protein is encoded by the exons ATGCAG GGATCCACACCTTTCAGCAGTGTGACTGTAGATTTTACCCACGGGGGATGGAGGCAGTTGGCCCCTGCTCCAAGGGACAGGTTCGAGGAAGGAATGCCAGAAAAGTCCAGAAACCTGGTCTTACTGG GACTTCCAGTTTCCCAACCCGGTATGAACTCCCAGTTGGAACAAAGGGAAGGTTCATGGATGCTCGAGGGAGACGGCCTAAGGAACGCCTGTCCAG aTTGGAAGATTATATCTGACTCACCACCTGAGCAAGACATTTCTGAAGAATCATTCCAAGATCCAAGTGCAGAGATGCCTTCTGGGGTGTCAGAGCACAGGAACAGTGAACTGGGGAAAAGCCTCAATCTGAGACCAGTCCTTTCTCCACAACAGAGAGTTCCTACAGAAGTGAGATCCCATAaatgtgacacacacacagagagcttTGGGAATAATGCAGGTACAGTTAAACCTCACAGAGCGAAGCCGTACACGTGTAATGAATGTGGCAAGGCCTTCAGTTATTGTTCTtccctttctcagcatcagaagAGCCATACTGGGGAGAAGCCATACGAGTGCAATGAATGCGGGAAGGCCTTCAGCCAGAGTTCATCTCTTATTCAGCACCAGAGGATTCACACcggagagaaaccttataaatgcagtgaatgtgggagaGCCTTCAGCCAAAACGCAAACCTCACAAAACACCAGCGAACTCATACTGGAGAAAAGCCCTACAAATGTACCGAGTGTGAGAAAGCCTTCAGTGACTGTTCAGCCCTTGTTCAGCACCAGAGaatccacactggagagaagccttatgaGTGTAGCGACTGTGGGAAGGCATTCCGCCACAGTGCAAATCTTACCAACCACCAGCGGACTcacacaggggagaagccctACAAGTGCAGagaatgtgggaaggccttcagcTACTGTGCGGCATTTATTCAGCACCAGAGAATCCATACAGGGGAGAAGCCCTACAAATGTAACGCatgtgggaaggccttcagcCAGAGTGCAAACCTCACAAACCACCAGAGgactcacactggagagaaaccctacaCGTGTAGTGAGTGCGGGAAAGCATTCAGCCAAAGTACAAACCTTATAATCCACCAGAAgactcacactggagagaaaccttataaatgtaaTGACTGCGGGAAATTCTTCAGTGAGAGCTCCGCCCTCATTCGGCATCATATAATTCACACAGGAGAAAAGCCCTACGAGTGCAGTGAGTGTGGGAAGGCATTTAACCAGAGCTCATCCCTTAGTCAGCATCAGCGAATTCACACTGGTgtgaaaccctatgaatgtagaGCGTGTGGGAAGGCCTTCAGGTGTAGTTCAGCTTTTATTAGACATCAGAGACTCCATGCTGGAGAGTAA
- the ZNF79 gene encoding zinc finger protein 79 isoform X3: MSLKSFLVTQFRTEASWSFPGDSDGRESAWKTGSPSAIPGSGTFLEGNGNPLQYSFLKNPMDRGAWRATVHGVTKSRTKQLTLTYTSWVKQGTSPQTGLAQLLQPSYCSIFYRPKNFKNYFSKFSSDWKIISDSPPEQDISEESFQDPSAEMPSGVSEHRNSELGKSLNLRPVLSPQQRVPTEVRSHKCDTHTESFGNNAGTVKPHRAKPYTCNECGKAFSYCSSLSQHQKSHTGEKPYECNECGKAFSQSSSLIQHQRIHTGEKPYKCSECGRAFSQNANLTKHQRTHTGEKPYKCTECEKAFSDCSALVQHQRIHTGEKPYECSDCGKAFRHSANLTNHQRTHTGEKPYKCRECGKAFSYCAAFIQHQRIHTGEKPYKCNACGKAFSQSANLTNHQRTHTGEKPYTCSECGKAFSQSTNLIIHQKTHTGEKPYKCNDCGKFFSESSALIRHHIIHTGEKPYECSECGKAFNQSSSLSQHQRIHTGVKPYECRACGKAFRCSSAFIRHQRLHAGE, translated from the coding sequence ATGTCTCTGAAAAGTTTTCTGGTCACACAGTTTAGAACAGAAGCatcctggagcttccctggtgactcagatggtagagaatctgcctggaaaACAGGCAGCCCaagtgcaatccctgggtcgggaacattccttgaaggaaatggcaacccactccagtattctttcctgaagaatcccatggacagaggagcctggcgggctacagtccatggggtcacaaagagtcggactaagcaactaacacttacataCACATCCTGGGTGAAGCAGGGAACCAGTCCGCAAACAGGCTTAGCCCAGCTCCTTCAGCCTTCATATTGCAGTATCTTCTACCgcccaaagaattttaaaaattacttttctaaattttcttcagaTTGGAAGATTATATCTGACTCACCACCTGAGCAAGACATTTCTGAAGAATCATTCCAAGATCCAAGTGCAGAGATGCCTTCTGGGGTGTCAGAGCACAGGAACAGTGAACTGGGGAAAAGCCTCAATCTGAGACCAGTCCTTTCTCCACAACAGAGAGTTCCTACAGAAGTGAGATCCCATAaatgtgacacacacacagagagcttTGGGAATAATGCAGGTACAGTTAAACCTCACAGAGCGAAGCCGTACACGTGTAATGAATGTGGCAAGGCCTTCAGTTATTGTTCTtccctttctcagcatcagaagAGCCATACTGGGGAGAAGCCATACGAGTGCAATGAATGCGGGAAGGCCTTCAGCCAGAGTTCATCTCTTATTCAGCACCAGAGGATTCACACcggagagaaaccttataaatgcagtgaatgtgggagaGCCTTCAGCCAAAACGCAAACCTCACAAAACACCAGCGAACTCATACTGGAGAAAAGCCCTACAAATGTACCGAGTGTGAGAAAGCCTTCAGTGACTGTTCAGCCCTTGTTCAGCACCAGAGaatccacactggagagaagccttatgaGTGTAGCGACTGTGGGAAGGCATTCCGCCACAGTGCAAATCTTACCAACCACCAGCGGACTcacacaggggagaagccctACAAGTGCAGagaatgtgggaaggccttcagcTACTGTGCGGCATTTATTCAGCACCAGAGAATCCATACAGGGGAGAAGCCCTACAAATGTAACGCatgtgggaaggccttcagcCAGAGTGCAAACCTCACAAACCACCAGAGgactcacactggagagaaaccctacaCGTGTAGTGAGTGCGGGAAAGCATTCAGCCAAAGTACAAACCTTATAATCCACCAGAAgactcacactggagagaaaccttataaatgtaaTGACTGCGGGAAATTCTTCAGTGAGAGCTCCGCCCTCATTCGGCATCATATAATTCACACAGGAGAAAAGCCCTACGAGTGCAGTGAGTGTGGGAAGGCATTTAACCAGAGCTCATCCCTTAGTCAGCATCAGCGAATTCACACTGGTgtgaaaccctatgaatgtagaGCGTGTGGGAAGGCCTTCAGGTGTAGTTCAGCTTTTATTAGACATCAGAGACTCCATGCTGGAGAGTAA